The window CACGCCCTACACCGAGCGTTACTATCAACTTACCTATCCGCTCAATAATACAAGCGGTGCACAGGCTGACGACGCTAACGCCGCCAAAGTCACCTATGAGTTAATCGTGGGTGATGTGCGTATTCCGGATTCGATCAACAGAAACCAATTGGTCGTCCAAAAATCGGCGACAGAATCGGTCATCGCAGATGATCAGCGTTGGGTCGCATTACTGGACGAGCAGATTGGGCAGGCGGTAGTTGCCAATCTGCGAAGCCAGTTGCCTGGGGCGTGGATTGCAAACAGGGTTGCTGTCAGCAATACCAGTGCAGCCGGACAAAATTTGCCGCGCTACCATTTGGCTATACAAGTAGCCCAGCTATTGATACAGAGCGGAGATAAGGTGACATTAGAGGCAATCTGGATACTACAAGATGGCAGTAAAAATACACTCAAGCGCGAGCGCACTGCCATCACCGTCCCTGTCAGCGGTGCAGGTTACGATCCGATTGCACCCGCTGTGTCTGAGTCAGTCCGGCAATTATCCGAGCAAATAGCCAAAGGCATGTTAGCTGCCAGAGCGACTCAATAGCATTGGTGCAGGTATC of the Undibacterium sp. 5I1 genome contains:
- a CDS encoding PqiC family protein, with product MMKKNMMSKIMMAKVLVSRVVASVLNIQARKAQASKIILTLFTLALTACATPYTERYYQLTYPLNNTSGAQADDANAAKVTYELIVGDVRIPDSINRNQLVVQKSATESVIADDQRWVALLDEQIGQAVVANLRSQLPGAWIANRVAVSNTSAAGQNLPRYHLAIQVAQLLIQSGDKVTLEAIWILQDGSKNTLKRERTAITVPVSGAGYDPIAPAVSESVRQLSEQIAKGMLAARATQ